CTGGTGGCGCGGCGCGTCGAGCGCGACGGCGACGTGTACGCGGGACCGTTCATGCCGGCGAGCCTGGCGCGTAGGACGATGAACCTGACGCACCGGGTCTTCGGGATCCGGTCCTGCCATGAGCGCATCACCGGCAAGCGGGGCCGCGCGTGTCTCGAGTTCGACATCGGCCGGTGTCTCGCCCCGTGCGTCGACGCGCTGTGCACCACCGAGCAGTATGCGGCGGCCGTGGCCAGAACCCGCCTCCTGTTCGAGGGACGCACCGACGAGCTGATCGCCCGGCTGACGGCCGAGATGGAGGCGGCCGCCGACGGCGAATCGTTCGAGCAGGCGGCGCACCTCCGCGACGCCATTCGCACGCTCGAAACGCTGCGTGACCGCCAGCAGAAGATGGCGACACCGAGATTTGGCGATCGCGACGCGTTCGGCGTCAAGTCGGGGCCCTCTGGCACCATCGTCCAGGTGTTTCAGATGCGGAATGGCCGCGTGATCGAGCGCGTCGAACTGGTCGCCGAACCGGACGCTGGCGGCGGCGAGGCCGAGACGGACGTGCTTGGCGCTGCACTCGGCCAGTTCTACCACGAGCACGAGATCCCGCCGGAGATTCACGTGGCGGAGCGGCCCGATGATGGCGATACGCTCGAGACGTGGCTGAGCGATTGTGCGGGCCGGCGGGTGACCATCACCGTGCCGCGCAGCCAGGACCGACGGGGTCTGCTCGATCTCGCGACGCGCAACGCGTCGATGGCCTATCAGGCCAGATTCAGCGCAGGGGCGGTCGCCAACTTCGAGGCACTCGAGAATCTGCGCGCCATCCTGGGCCTGCCTGCCTTTCCGCGCCGGATCGAGTGCATCGACATCTCGACGCTGCAGGGCGCCGAGACGGTGGCGTCGCTGGTGGTCTGCGAGGACGGGCGGATGCGGCGGAGTGCGTACCGGAAGTTCCGCGTCAGGGGCGCGGCAGCCGCCGCGCCGGCCAAACCGGACGACGTGGGAGCCATGCGGGAAGTGGTGTCGCGGCGCTACCAGGGGCTGCTCGCGCGGGGCGGTCCGTTTCCGGATCTCGTCCTGATCGACGGCGGGCGCGGACAGGTCCACGCCGCCTACGAGGCGTTCGAGTCGCTGGGGCTGGCGAATCTCGTGGCCGTCGGACTCGCCAAGAAGGAGGAGTTGATCGTCACGCGCGACCGGCCTGAGCCCATTGCGCTCGATGTCGACCATCCCTCATTGCTGTTGCTTCGGCGGATTCGCGACGAGGCCCACCGGGTTGCCGTGTCGTTTCACCGGAACGCCAGGCGCGCGCGCGACCTGCGTTCCGAGCTCGACGAGATCGCCGGCATCGGGCCCCGGCGGCGGAACGCGCTGCTGCAGACGTTCGGCAGTGCCGCCGGCGTGCGCCGTGCCAGCCGGGAAGCCCTGTGCGCGGTGGTCGGGGCCAGGGCCGCCGACGCCGTGCTGGCCCACTTCGCTCGCGGCTGACACGTGGTTTCGTGTTAGCCTGAATCTCTTTGTCGTAGACCCTGAGCTCACTCGCGATCCATGCGGCGGCGGTTCGTCGTGCCGATCTGCCAGGGCCACGAACAGGACGCTTGGCGCGCAACACCGCTGAGTCGAAGGGTCACATGGGGAACTCTGTGTCTGCTGTCAAAGCTCGCGTCGTCTCCGGCATGCGGCCGACCGGCCGCCTGCACCTCGGCCACCTCGTCGGCGCCTTGCGCAACTGGGTCCCGCTGCAGGAGCAGTACGACAGTTTCTACTTCGTGGCCGACTGGCATGCGCTGACCAGCGAGTACGCGGCCACCGACGATCTGGCCGGCTACGCGTATTCGAACGTGGCCGACTGGATCGCGGCGGGCCTCGACCCGGAGCGCTGCACCATGTTCGTGCAGTCGCTCGTGCCGGAACATGCCGAACTGCACCTGTTGCTGTCGATGATCATCCCCGTGCCCTGGCTCGAGCGCGTGCCGACCTACAAGGAACAGCGCGACCAGTTGTCCGAGAAGGATCTCTCGACGTACGGCTTCCTGGGCTATCCGTTGCTGCAGACAGCGGACATCATCATGTACAACGCGCACTTCGTGCCGGTGGGTGAGGACCAGGTGCCGCATCTCGAACTCTCGCGGGAGGTCGTCCGGCGCTTTCACGCGTTCTACGGCGAGGTGTTCGTCGAGCCCCAGCCGCTGCTGACGCGCTTCCCGAAGCTGCCCGGGCTCGACAACCGGAAGATGAGCAAGAGCTACGGCAA
The sequence above is drawn from the Acidobacteriota bacterium genome and encodes:
- the uvrC gene encoding excinuclease ABC subunit UvrC, coding for MPIEDLKHQIARLPEQPGVYVFLGRDHQTLYVGKAAHLRDRVSSYLGARGTSPRHDRLLDEVDELNVVVTDSVVEALALENSLIKGRLPRYNILLRDDKTYPYLKLTTSESCPRVLVARRVERDGDVYAGPFMPASLARRTMNLTHRVFGIRSCHERITGKRGRACLEFDIGRCLAPCVDALCTTEQYAAAVARTRLLFEGRTDELIARLTAEMEAAADGESFEQAAHLRDAIRTLETLRDRQQKMATPRFGDRDAFGVKSGPSGTIVQVFQMRNGRVIERVELVAEPDAGGGEAETDVLGAALGQFYHEHEIPPEIHVAERPDDGDTLETWLSDCAGRRVTITVPRSQDRRGLLDLATRNASMAYQARFSAGAVANFEALENLRAILGLPAFPRRIECIDISTLQGAETVASLVVCEDGRMRRSAYRKFRVRGAAAAAPAKPDDVGAMREVVSRRYQGLLARGGPFPDLVLIDGGRGQVHAAYEAFESLGLANLVAVGLAKKEELIVTRDRPEPIALDVDHPSLLLLRRIRDEAHRVAVSFHRNARRARDLRSELDEIAGIGPRRRNALLQTFGSAAGVRRASREALCAVVGARAADAVLAHFARG
- the trpS gene encoding tryptophan--tRNA ligase → MSAVKARVVSGMRPTGRLHLGHLVGALRNWVPLQEQYDSFYFVADWHALTSEYAATDDLAGYAYSNVADWIAAGLDPERCTMFVQSLVPEHAELHLLLSMIIPVPWLERVPTYKEQRDQLSEKDLSTYGFLGYPLLQTADIIMYNAHFVPVGEDQVPHLELSREVVRRFHAFYGEVFVEPQPLLTRFPKLPGLDNRKMSKSYGNAIDLADDAATVARKVMQMYTDPARIRADIPGNVEGNPVFTYHDAFNADIGEVDDLKARYRAGRVGDVEVKKKLIAALEKTLEPMRQRRADVLATPSRVRDIVEEGSRRARAIAAETMARVREAMKIAYRR